The Corallococcus silvisoli genome contains a region encoding:
- a CDS encoding YgiQ family radical SAM protein translates to MASVTPRYAHPFLPVTRADMQARGWEQCDIIIVSGDAYVDHPAFGPVLIARFLEGRGFKVGIIPQPDWHSAEPFKALGKPRLFFGVAAGNLDSMLNRLTAQKKNRSEDQYSPGGRTNCRPDRASIVYAQRCREAFPEAPVVLGGIEASLRRIAHFDYWSEKVRRSILFDAKADLLVFGMGERPIWEIADRLNRGERIEDLKDIRGTAHLINDAAMKAIEADPAKRAADRDKVVVLPSYEEVVADTRAFAVMSRDFQLETNPGNARAIAQRHGNRAIYMNPPARPLEDGAGQKPGDTATVAMDELYDLKLNRVPHPMYTERIPAYETVKHSVVLMRGCFGGCTFCSITEHEGRVIQSRSAQSVLREVREVRRMGDFRGTITDLGGPTANMYKLKCKSEDIESRCRKLSCVHPGVCENLQTDHGPLISLMRQVREEPGIKHVFIASGVRYDLAERSPEYVKELAAHHVGGQLSVAPEHVSPRVLEKMKKPGIESFERFQNMFACASEDAGKEQYDIAYFISGHPGSTLEDMVMLAQWLKEKGKRPRQVQDFIPTPMSVATAMYYTGLDPLKMEPVYTAKGLREKRLQKALLLYWNPEHWPLAREALRLAGREDLIGRGPNALVPPESAAEAARLRRTAGGDAEEGLATNAWPRPVQPRPSGPRGGRTPRPGSRGRA, encoded by the coding sequence ATGGCCTCTGTCACTCCGCGCTACGCCCACCCGTTCCTACCCGTGACCCGTGCCGACATGCAGGCTCGGGGGTGGGAGCAGTGCGACATCATCATCGTGAGCGGCGACGCCTACGTGGACCACCCGGCGTTCGGCCCGGTGCTCATCGCCCGCTTCCTGGAGGGACGGGGCTTCAAGGTGGGCATCATCCCCCAGCCGGACTGGCACTCGGCGGAGCCCTTCAAGGCGCTGGGCAAGCCCCGGCTCTTCTTCGGGGTGGCCGCGGGCAACCTGGACTCGATGCTCAACCGGCTGACGGCCCAGAAGAAGAACCGCTCGGAGGACCAGTACAGCCCGGGCGGGCGCACCAACTGCCGGCCGGACCGGGCCTCCATCGTCTACGCGCAGCGCTGCCGCGAGGCCTTCCCGGAGGCGCCGGTCGTGCTGGGAGGCATCGAGGCCAGCCTGCGCCGCATCGCGCACTTCGACTACTGGAGCGAGAAGGTGCGCCGCTCCATCCTCTTCGACGCCAAGGCGGACCTGCTGGTGTTCGGCATGGGCGAGCGGCCCATCTGGGAGATCGCCGACCGGCTGAACCGGGGCGAGCGCATCGAGGACCTGAAGGACATCCGGGGCACCGCGCACCTCATCAACGACGCGGCGATGAAGGCGATTGAAGCGGACCCGGCGAAGCGCGCGGCGGACCGCGACAAGGTGGTGGTGCTGCCCTCCTACGAGGAGGTGGTGGCGGACACGCGCGCCTTCGCGGTGATGAGCCGGGACTTCCAACTGGAGACCAACCCCGGCAACGCGCGCGCCATCGCGCAGCGCCACGGCAACCGGGCCATCTACATGAACCCGCCCGCCCGGCCGCTGGAGGATGGCGCGGGACAGAAGCCCGGCGACACGGCCACGGTGGCGATGGACGAGCTGTACGACCTGAAGCTCAACCGCGTGCCGCACCCGATGTACACCGAGCGCATCCCGGCCTACGAGACGGTGAAGCACTCGGTGGTCTTGATGCGCGGGTGTTTTGGCGGCTGCACCTTCTGCTCCATCACGGAGCACGAGGGGCGCGTCATCCAGAGCCGCTCCGCGCAGAGCGTGCTGCGCGAGGTGCGCGAGGTGCGGCGCATGGGGGACTTCCGGGGGACCATCACGGACCTGGGGGGCCCCACGGCGAACATGTACAAGCTCAAGTGCAAGAGCGAGGACATCGAGAGCCGCTGCCGCAAGCTGTCGTGCGTCCACCCGGGCGTGTGCGAGAACCTCCAGACGGACCACGGCCCGCTCATCTCGCTGATGCGCCAGGTGCGCGAGGAGCCGGGCATCAAGCACGTCTTCATCGCGAGCGGCGTGCGGTATGACCTGGCCGAGCGCTCGCCGGAGTACGTGAAGGAGCTGGCGGCGCACCACGTGGGCGGCCAGCTGTCCGTGGCGCCGGAGCATGTCTCGCCGCGCGTGCTGGAGAAGATGAAGAAGCCCGGCATCGAGAGCTTCGAGCGCTTCCAGAACATGTTCGCGTGCGCCAGCGAGGACGCGGGCAAGGAGCAGTACGACATCGCCTACTTCATCAGCGGCCACCCCGGCTCCACGCTGGAGGACATGGTGATGCTGGCCCAGTGGCTGAAGGAGAAGGGCAAGCGGCCCCGGCAGGTGCAGGACTTCATCCCCACGCCCATGTCGGTGGCGACGGCCATGTATTACACGGGGCTGGATCCGCTGAAGATGGAGCCCGTGTACACGGCGAAGGGCCTGCGCGAGAAGCGGCTGCAGAAGGCGCTGCTGCTCTACTGGAACCCGGAGCACTGGCCGCTGGCGCGTGAAGCGCTGCGGCTCGCCGGGCGCGAGGACCTCATCGGCCGGGGGCCGAACGCGCTGGTGCCGCCGGAGTCCGCCGCGGAGGCCGCGCGCCTGCGCCGGACAGCGGGGGGCGACGCCGAGGAGGGGCTGGCGACCAACGCGTGGCCCCGGCCGGTGCAGCCTCGGCCGTCGGGACCGCGCGGAGGCCGCACGCCGCGTCCGGGCTCGCGCGGACGTGCGTGA
- a CDS encoding ChaN family lipoprotein translates to MTRAPPLLLALALSTGCAGRQAPAPSEVRTWTATLYQDHPLVGRIWDVAGGRFVDESALRAAVIPARFVLLGERHDQPDHHRLQAELVRAKTDAGQHPALAFEMLDVTQQPAVDAALREHPEDVAGLAKAVDWDHGGWPAFSLYQPVFSAGLQAHLPIIAANLPRAQVRELVMKGPEALPADLRARLELDAPVPEAEAKAVREELDRSHCGQLPARMLEPMALAQRARDAMMADRLLETVPADGAVLITGNGHVREDRAVPAHLERRAKDVTVLSVALLEVSPEALTPQDYAALAGASSLPYDYVWFTPALPEDDPCKELRQRNAKPKE, encoded by the coding sequence ATGACGCGTGCCCCTCCCCTCCTCCTCGCCCTCGCGCTGTCCACGGGTTGTGCCGGCAGACAGGCCCCCGCTCCCTCCGAGGTGAGGACCTGGACCGCGACGCTGTACCAGGACCACCCGCTGGTCGGGCGCATCTGGGACGTGGCGGGAGGCCGCTTCGTGGACGAGAGCGCCCTGCGCGCGGCGGTGATCCCCGCGCGGTTCGTGCTCTTGGGGGAGCGGCATGACCAGCCGGACCACCACCGGCTCCAGGCGGAGTTGGTGCGCGCGAAGACGGACGCGGGACAGCACCCGGCCCTCGCCTTCGAGATGCTGGACGTCACGCAGCAGCCCGCCGTGGACGCGGCGCTGAGGGAACATCCGGAGGACGTGGCGGGTCTGGCGAAGGCGGTGGACTGGGACCACGGAGGCTGGCCCGCGTTCAGCCTCTACCAGCCCGTGTTCAGCGCGGGGCTCCAGGCCCACCTGCCCATCATCGCCGCCAACCTCCCCCGCGCGCAGGTGCGCGAGCTGGTGATGAAGGGACCGGAGGCACTCCCCGCCGACCTGCGCGCCCGCCTGGAGTTGGATGCCCCCGTTCCGGAAGCGGAGGCGAAGGCCGTCCGTGAGGAGTTGGACCGCTCCCACTGTGGCCAGCTCCCTGCACGGATGCTGGAGCCCATGGCGCTAGCGCAGCGAGCGCGCGACGCGATGATGGCCGACCGGCTGCTGGAGACCGTGCCCGCCGACGGCGCGGTGCTCATCACCGGCAATGGGCACGTCCGCGAGGACCGGGCCGTCCCCGCCCACCTGGAGCGCCGCGCGAAGGACGTCACGGTGCTGAGCGTCGCGCTGCTGGAGGTGTCACCTGAAGCCCTGACGCCTCAGGACTACGCGGCCCTCGCCGGTGCCTCTTCCCTGCCCTACGACTACGTGTGGTTCACCCCCGCGTTGCCAGAAGACGACCCGTGCAAGGAGTTGCGGCAGCGCAACGCGAAGCCAAAGGAGTAG
- a CDS encoding ADYC domain-containing protein gives MSPSVLPVWFLLLLPATVGAAPPVSSKPAPIRAASVESDVERYARRCQSQTAHRIARPQGTMLWGTKRSWDPDKPTDERTSVLVSVALASPRQAEAGVKALRFDGGRLWAVPPPEAGATASDVVGTVLQGTASDGKPVEVAICGAEPAPEEPGRVFYRIEAWNAVAREWENPCVALDRVPAPRALAVGGVWDSSGAHVDAADQITFACENGAITKCIVWGYAPWASRNGQSLAGLHQACTRLARADYCGNGRSHTHQDTTIDIYDRLGVLEQATEATREWDPSKASFEAAWAPDGATCLARTRDGRALETLLQECPDRFRADPGDAPEAVERCTVRRVGVKSGAELLRNLSYGPPKPAAPPAREP, from the coding sequence ATGTCCCCCAGCGTCCTGCCTGTCTGGTTCCTGCTGCTGCTGCCCGCGACGGTGGGGGCCGCGCCGCCTGTTTCCTCGAAGCCCGCGCCCATCCGGGCCGCGAGCGTGGAGTCAGACGTGGAGCGCTACGCGCGGCGGTGCCAATCCCAGACAGCCCACCGCATCGCGAGGCCCCAGGGCACCATGCTGTGGGGCACCAAGCGCTCCTGGGACCCCGACAAGCCGACCGACGAGCGCACCAGCGTGCTCGTCTCCGTGGCGCTGGCGTCCCCACGACAGGCGGAGGCCGGAGTGAAGGCCCTGCGCTTCGATGGAGGGCGCCTGTGGGCGGTTCCTCCACCCGAGGCCGGGGCGACGGCGAGCGACGTCGTCGGCACCGTGCTCCAGGGCACCGCCAGCGACGGCAAGCCCGTGGAGGTGGCCATCTGCGGCGCCGAGCCCGCTCCCGAAGAGCCGGGGCGGGTCTTCTACCGCATCGAGGCGTGGAACGCGGTGGCGCGGGAGTGGGAGAACCCCTGCGTCGCGCTGGACCGGGTGCCCGCGCCCCGGGCCCTCGCGGTCGGCGGCGTCTGGGATTCCAGCGGCGCGCACGTCGACGCGGCGGACCAGATCACCTTCGCCTGTGAGAACGGCGCCATCACCAAGTGCATCGTCTGGGGTTACGCGCCCTGGGCCTCGCGCAACGGGCAGTCGCTGGCCGGGCTCCACCAGGCGTGCACCCGGCTGGCGCGCGCGGACTATTGCGGCAACGGCCGCAGCCACACGCACCAGGACACCACCATCGACATCTATGACCGGCTCGGCGTGCTCGAGCAGGCGACGGAGGCGACCCGGGAATGGGACCCGTCGAAGGCCTCCTTCGAGGCGGCGTGGGCCCCGGACGGGGCGACCTGTCTGGCCCGCACGCGCGACGGCCGCGCTTTGGAGACGCTGCTCCAGGAGTGCCCCGACCGCTTCCGGGCCGACCCCGGCGACGCTCCGGAAGCGGTGGAGCGCTGCACCGTGCGCCGCGTGGGCGTGAAGTCCGGGGCCGAGCTGCTGCGCAACCTGTCCTACGGGCCGCCGAAGCCCGCCGCGCCGCCAGCCCGGGAGCCGTAG
- a CDS encoding sigma-70 family RNA polymerase sigma factor, whose product MAQVPAGLAANLLAHTKTRFVPPSPEDLAALDALLLRAWEDARARWPGVELPATRFVSHLAEHLPAASPTSPVAPLVEGLSLQELYLACACLLGLASAHEAFERHYLSRLPERLRSLKQSDAVIDEVRQRVRVKLLVAAAGTTPSIGDYTGRGGLMSWVVVIAGRIANKLRAQEKPAPDDDAEELFKVLPGQGLDPELDVMKRRHHAAFLQAVREAAATLSDEDRHLLRLHFADRLSTYEMAPLFRVNQSTISRWLKRAQQQVHDETRRRLQEQLGLTTEGFQSFLAFVDSQLDLTLSQLLGEKREPPPPEG is encoded by the coding sequence ATGGCTCAGGTGCCCGCCGGACTGGCCGCGAACCTCCTCGCGCACACGAAGACGCGCTTCGTGCCTCCCTCGCCGGAGGACCTCGCGGCGCTCGATGCCCTGCTCCTGCGCGCCTGGGAGGACGCGCGCGCGCGCTGGCCGGGCGTCGAACTCCCCGCCACCCGATTCGTGAGCCACCTGGCCGAGCACCTGCCCGCGGCGAGCCCCACGAGCCCCGTCGCGCCGCTCGTCGAGGGCCTGTCGCTCCAGGAGCTGTACCTGGCGTGCGCGTGCCTCCTGGGCCTTGCCTCCGCGCACGAGGCGTTCGAGCGGCACTACCTGTCCCGGCTGCCGGAGCGGCTGCGCAGCCTCAAGCAATCCGACGCGGTGATTGACGAGGTCCGCCAGCGCGTGCGCGTGAAGCTCCTCGTCGCCGCCGCGGGCACCACGCCCAGCATCGGCGACTACACGGGGCGCGGCGGGCTGATGAGCTGGGTGGTCGTCATCGCGGGGCGCATCGCGAACAAGCTGCGCGCCCAGGAGAAGCCCGCGCCGGATGACGACGCGGAGGAGCTCTTCAAGGTCTTGCCGGGGCAGGGCCTGGACCCGGAGCTGGACGTGATGAAGCGCCGCCACCACGCGGCCTTCCTCCAGGCCGTGCGCGAGGCCGCCGCCACGCTCTCGGACGAGGACCGCCATCTGCTCCGCCTCCACTTCGCGGACAGGCTCTCGACGTATGAGATGGCCCCGCTCTTCCGCGTCAACCAGTCCACCATCTCCCGCTGGTTGAAGCGGGCGCAGCAGCAGGTCCACGACGAGACGCGCCGGCGCCTGCAGGAGCAGCTGGGCCTCACCACCGAAGGCTTCCAGAGCTTCCTCGCCTTCGTGGACAGCCAGCTGGACCTGACCCTCAGCCAGCTCTTGGGGGAGAAGCGCGAGCCGCCTCCGCCGGAGGGCTGA